The following DNA comes from Anaerostipes rhamnosivorans.
CATTGTAAACAGCTTTTTTTGTTTTGATGGTACATTTATAAATAGGGTTCTGGAGTGTCCCTTCCATAAGATTTCCTCCTAACTAACCATCTTGGTCAAAGTTTTGATACCTGCCATTCCGTCAGCTTTTAAATTATGTTTTCTCTGGTAGGTTTTAATTTTTGCCTTTGTTTTAGGTCCATAAATTCCATCTTTCGTTGCTCCGACTTTGCCCTGTACGAACTTAACGACTTCGCCCCTGCTTCCGCTTTTAATAACAATTTTTTTCAAAATGGTCTTTGTGGATGAGTCTAGCTTTCCATTTACCGGAACCTTGCCATATTTTTTATCCTTATTGATAGCTTTCTGCAAAGCAAGGATCGATAATTTTTTCTTCTCAGCTGCAGTCGCTGGTGGAATTGTCAGCACCTGTCCTCTATAAATTGTGTATTGGGATTTTACTTTTTTTCCCTCTTTTTTCTTTTTCGCATTTTCTTTATCAATTAAAGTCTTATTTGCCTTATAAATCCTTTGATACTTTGTACCATCACCATAAAACTTCTTAGAGATATCCCTTAAAGTCTCTGAGTTTCTGCCTACCTTATATTTTTTTGTACCTTTCTTACTTTTCCTCACGGTTCGCTTCAGTTTTAATTCTGCCGCTTCGATAAACGAAATCGTATATTTATAATCTCCTGCAGCGGAAAGGGTGCAGGTAAATTCATTTACATACATTAGCTTTGATTTAAAGGCAGTTTTCGATATTTCAACCTGTACTTTTTTATGTTTTTGCCGCCAACGCTCAATCTTATCTATATAGAAACCGGGCTGTTTCAGTGTTCCCTGAATAAACTCAAACTTTTCTCTGGTGATTGCCGGGAAAATACCTTCCCAGCCGATAGTGCACAAATTACGTCCCTTGGGAATGCTGACTTTTCCTAAATCTAAAATCTCGTACTCTTGGAGCCTGGAGGAATTTTTGTATTCTAACTCTCCTGGCAGAAGCGGAATTGTAATACCGCCATCTTTATTTCCCGGCTCGTATAATTTAATACTTACTTCTTTCACATTTTCCTCCTTTCATCTGTTATGCCACTGGAATATTCTTATAGGCTCCTTCGACAGCATCTGCAATGATAGAACAGAGCTCATCCGACACCTGTCCCCTCTGGGCTTTTAATAGCTGCAGTAAATCTACATTTTTTCCAGATCCTCCACCGTTTCCTTTTACATTGATAGAAATATTGCCTACAGAAACTTTTACCGGAGATTTTTTGTGATTTGCCGAGGTTTTGCCTTTGCTCTCTGTTTTATGTACTGCAGTCTTTTTAGATTTTTTAACAGACCCAGCCGACTTACCTCCCACTATCGCTCCATTGGCATAGCCCGGGACTCCAAGCATAGCACCTGCCTGATTCCACAAATCCAACCCTCTTTGACGTCGCTTACTTCCCAGTGGAATGATAGCCTCAGGTCCATCTTCGCCCACATAGCTCAGTGTTGTTTTGTTTACAAAACCACCATCCGCATGTGGAATTGCTGGAGATGCAAAAGGTAGCAATCCCCCGGACTTTGACTTATGAAGTAATTCTTTTTGTTTCTTTTCTCTTTCTCTCCTTGAAATCCTAGGATGGCTTCTTCTTGAAGAATTTCTTTGACCTGAGTGTGTCCCTACATTTGATTTTGATGGAAGAATAGGTTTTTT
Coding sequences within:
- a CDS encoding PGRP and LysM peptidoglycan-binding domain-containing protein; its protein translation is MKEVSIKLYEPGNKDGGITIPLLPGELEYKNSSRLQEYEILDLGKVSIPKGRNLCTIGWEGIFPAITREKFEFIQGTLKQPGFYIDKIERWRQKHKKVQVEISKTAFKSKLMYVNEFTCTLSAAGDYKYTISFIEAAELKLKRTVRKSKKGTKKYKVGRNSETLRDISKKFYGDGTKYQRIYKANKTLIDKENAKKKKEGKKVKSQYTIYRGQVLTIPPATAAEKKKLSILALQKAINKDKKYGKVPVNGKLDSSTKTILKKIVIKSGSRGEVVKFVQGKVGATKDGIYGPKTKAKIKTYQRKHNLKADGMAGIKTLTKMVS